The following proteins come from a genomic window of Diorhabda carinulata isolate Delta chromosome X, icDioCari1.1, whole genome shotgun sequence:
- the LOC130901354 gene encoding uncharacterized protein LOC130901354 produces MKIYLLFLLWGSTSARDNSINQSIGNLLDLMKKSASVQDVTLTSEIANQITRNVTQYINKTKTTIRSIPSPTTNDEDSFDAAQIRGPELTESELFSNETIPVRRKISETILSILDNYKQSDVIGVPGLPVPDPMYIPDMTRTFSIGTMYFENIQLHGLSKYGIEYVVANVAEMKVEVGLTIDVLIVTGNYTLKSWVSKGSGPFTVTMKNVTVIIITSLEVGDDGLLEAPKLDTDVTFGDIEMDFQELGFVANVFQGIMKSVGFFLFDSIKPYILNEVNTNIRHNINYEIKNINKTFLTTISPIDQLIYEIRKMIRYSGYEPFSIPDYNITVGIFDVRLYNTRIFGLSNFHRTKDLMFELRNKTSHVSFEVSTGKLIGNSNWGVVLIPGKLYRDGALAFTVNSFKVRIDASQSMDISYPPSLDDIQLELGDIHVKFNGLGRIDKLIEIGVNIIPNVLRAQIMDAIERPLKYKIQEGLNLVNVEKLVVDNADQLDDAMGYL; encoded by the exons ataactcaatcaatcaatcaataggGAACTTATTAGATCTCATGAAAAAAAGTGCTTCGGTTCAAGACGTAACGCTAACATCAGAAATTGCCAATCAAATAACAAGAAATGTCACTCAATATATTAACAAAACGAAAACAACAATACGTTCAATACCTTCGCCAACAACAAATGATGAGGATTCATTTGATGCCGCGCAGATAAGAGGACCGGAGCTTACTGAATCAGAGCTATTTAGCAACGAAACAATACCTGTCAGACGAAAAATTAGTGAGACAATACTTTCAATACTAGATAATTACAAGCAATCTGATGTTATAGGAGTTCCAGGACTACCTGTACCAGATCCTATGTATATACCTGATATGACAAGAACTTTCTCAATTGGTACCATGTATTTCGAGAACATTCAATTACACGGTTTAAGTAAATACGGAATAGAATATGTTGTTGCAAATGTGGCTGAGATGAAAGTTGAAGTAGGTTTAACAATTGATGTCTTAATAGTAACAGGCAATTATACACTCAAATCGTGGGTTTCTAAAGGATCTGGACCCTTTACTGTTACTATGAAGAAC GTTACTGTAATAATTATAACTTCATTGGAAGTTGGCGACGATGGTTTGTTGGAAGCTCCTAAACTGGATACAGATGTAACTTTTGGAGACATTGAAATGGATTTTCAAGAACTAGGGTTCGTTGCTAATGTGTTTCAAG GGATCATGAAATCAGTTGGCTTTTTCTTGTTTGATTCAATAAAGCCCTATATTCTGAATGaagtaaatacaaatataagACACAACATCAActatgaaattaaaaacataaataaaactttcCTAACAACAATTTCACCAATCGACCAATTGATCtacgaaataagaaaaatgatcaGATACAGTGGCTACGAACCTTTCTCTATCCCCGATTACAACATTACTGTTGGGATTTTTGACGTTCGCTTGTACAATACCAGGATCTTCGGACTATCAAATTTTCACAGAACGAAAGACCTTATGTTCGAATTGAGAAATAAGACTTCACATGTATCATTTGAAGTTAGTACTGGAAAGCTTATTGGTAATAGTAATTGGGGAGTAGTTTTGATTCCAGGAAAATTATATAGAGATGGTGCACTTGCCTTCACTGTTAATAGTTTCAAA GTTCGTATCGATGCCAGTCAAAGCATGGATATCTCTTATCCACCGTCACTAGACGATATTCAATTAGAATTGGGAGATATTCATGTAAAGTTCAATGGACTGGGAAGAATAGACAAGCTTATTGAAATCGGGGTGAATATCATTCCAAATGTATTGAGAGCTCAAATCATGGATGCCATTGAAAGACCtctcaaatataaaattcaagAGGGACTGAATCTAGTTAACGTGGAAaagcttgttgtggacaatgcCGATCAGTTAGATGATGCAATgggatatttatga